Within the Nicotiana tabacum cultivar K326 chromosome 11, ASM71507v2, whole genome shotgun sequence genome, the region ATACATAATTCCTCCTAACAACCCCTTAGACACAGAATTCATTATCCAAGACAGAACAATTGCATTGACTCTCTCCCAGTGATTTCCCATGGTTATTGAAAAGTTTTCTTTCTTGCATATCCCATCGACCATGCCTAATTTGTTTCTTCCTAGCAATGCTACACTCATAGATCTATTCCAGATTGAATAGTTTTCAATCCCTGtcaattgaaatgaaattattTGAATTCCACTTACATCGGCTGGTGACAAGAATAGTGGATGATTGTAGTCCAATCCTGCAATTGAGTTTCCAGAATTTTGAGTACTCTGCTCTCCTGTGCCCAGATTTGCAGGATTTGCCCTCGATTGTTCATCAGTGATAGCCATGGATTCTTCACATTCAATGACCAGATTTTTTACTAGAATTGCGACTAAGTTTTGATCGATTTACAAACTTCAGTTTCGTAGCTTgaagagctctgataccatgttataaTTCAGCTAGGAAGAAGATGTAattgatatggagatgaagagtatGAAAAAGATGAAGCAGAGAGTTTgagtagagagagaaagtaggCGGAGCTTTCTATTTCTTGTATTAGAAAATAAAACTTCACTTCTTTTTACAAAGGAGTTAGTTTAAATAAACTAACTAAGTTAACAACTCAATAGGaaatgactaaactacccttttATACTTTAACAATAAAGTTTGAAAACCGCAACATAATCAAATTTCAGACTCAACGATCTAAAATTTGAACTACCAGAGCATAACTTTAGACCTTTGAATGCAGTTTAAATTCAGAT harbors:
- the LOC142165810 gene encoding uncharacterized protein LOC142165810, producing MAITDEQSRANPANLGTGEQSTQNSGNSIAGLDYNHPLFLSPADVSGIQIISFQLTGIENYSIWNRSMSVALLGRNKLGMVDGICKKENFSITMGNHWERVNAIVLSWIMNSVSKGLLGGIMYASSAQAVWEDLLERFNKIDGSRTFNLHKEIATLTQGTASVSIYFSRLKDLWEEFEALVPAPPCDCEKSRDFVLYLQKLKLYQFLMGLNESYSQAKSQILMRSLLPTVNQAYAMIVSDES